One region of Vallitalea okinawensis genomic DNA includes:
- a CDS encoding class I SAM-dependent methyltransferase: MKPVFRQSQLFTFLLYCNGAGLDKTILDCGAGGNCPPLAIFADHDYTTYGIDLSDDQLQLAKAFEEKYSYQLNIQKGDMKQLNFGDESINYAYSYNSIFHMKKDEIKQVIGEIRRVLSKGGYAFINFASVNDERFGVGEEVGEGEFRQPEHGDLVLHSYFEENEADAYFDGFKIIFKENRIRYGYRKNGEQIRLGYIDYIVEKL; the protein is encoded by the coding sequence ATGAAGCCAGTATTTAGACAGAGTCAATTATTCACATTCTTACTTTATTGCAATGGTGCCGGATTAGATAAAACAATCTTAGATTGTGGGGCAGGAGGTAATTGCCCACCCTTAGCTATCTTCGCAGATCACGATTACACTACTTATGGCATAGATTTAAGTGATGACCAACTTCAATTAGCAAAGGCATTTGAAGAAAAGTATAGCTATCAACTCAATATCCAGAAAGGTGATATGAAGCAATTAAACTTTGGAGATGAATCAATCAATTATGCTTATTCTTATAACTCTATCTTTCATATGAAAAAAGATGAGATTAAGCAGGTAATAGGTGAAATAAGACGTGTTCTTTCAAAGGGTGGCTATGCATTCATTAACTTTGCATCCGTGAATGATGAACGATTTGGTGTTGGCGAGGAGGTTGGAGAAGGCGAATTCAGACAACCTGAACATGGAGATCTAGTATTGCATAGTTATTTTGAAGAGAATGAAGCTGATGCCTATTTTGATGGGTTCAAAATCATCTTTAAAGAAAATCGAATTCGCTATGGTTATAGGAAGAATGGTGAACAAATTCGATTAGGTTATATTGATTATATCGTAGAAAAATTATAA
- a CDS encoding acetate--CoA ligase family protein — protein MKITEEAKILVDRIFDKAHKEGRTVLYEYEVYGVLESIGLTVPKFQFVTSEEDLTDEMLEQFGQDMIVKIVSPDIAHKQKIGGVKKVHNYDTLFVRYVLNSMKNEVLSHFEEGEKPEITGFLIVEFVPFSQSLGHEILFGVKDDPSFGPILTLSKGGDDAEFFAKYYDPANLFLPHFSYEQAVELVSDLNIGHKFEKIGHPEYLDFIAEAASLISSLAYSYSAVSDERPNYFITQLDINPFVITKDGRFVAVDGFAVFEKVEETSTEMPDIITNNVEPFFNPEGIAVLGVSSNLNKYSMAKDIVQLLHDLGRDDLYCINPKGGEIELDGKVYPLYKNLDEIPGNVELVVYAAPAKHIVPFFKSLHDMKNVPRSVVLIPGIPSEIKYSDFADQVKEVLPEGVRIVGPNCMGVYYGPGGDNKGVNTLFIEEDRLHLRSTEKSNTALLTQSGGVAITLIDKLEHSPIFRSIVSFGNKFDVNITDLMAYFNDDDNIDVIAIYVEGFDGLEGRRFFELANEIKKPIVVYKSGKTDAGAKAAASHTAAMTGDYDVFKAVCDQSGVILIEDIKSYYDVLKAFSLLGDKKPKGLNVAGVMNAGFEATVAADELGKLQPAKFSAETKNRLDEINTHGLMDTNTPILDVTPMTNDVMYGQIVEALLQDDAVDCVFVGVVPHVENIKATPELCHDKDSLANILIDIHNKYDKPIVVSVNAGEYYDEFVTMMEDAGLAVYSDIRSAVKVLEKVAVYYNS, from the coding sequence ATGAAAATAACTGAAGAAGCAAAAATATTAGTAGACCGAATATTTGATAAGGCACACAAAGAAGGAAGAACTGTTTTATATGAATACGAAGTGTACGGTGTTCTTGAGAGTATTGGATTAACAGTTCCTAAATTCCAGTTCGTAACAAGCGAAGAAGATTTAACGGATGAGATGCTTGAGCAATTTGGTCAAGACATGATCGTGAAAATTGTTTCACCAGATATTGCACACAAGCAAAAAATCGGTGGTGTTAAAAAAGTTCATAACTATGATACCTTATTTGTTCGTTACGTCTTAAATAGTATGAAAAATGAGGTGTTATCTCACTTCGAAGAAGGTGAAAAACCTGAAATCACAGGATTTTTAATTGTTGAGTTCGTTCCATTTAGTCAAAGTCTTGGCCATGAAATCTTGTTTGGTGTTAAAGATGATCCATCCTTTGGACCAATCTTAACATTAAGTAAAGGTGGAGATGACGCAGAGTTTTTTGCTAAGTACTATGATCCAGCTAATCTTTTCTTACCACACTTTTCATATGAACAAGCTGTTGAACTCGTTAGTGATCTAAACATAGGACATAAATTCGAAAAAATTGGTCACCCTGAATACTTAGATTTCATTGCTGAAGCTGCGTCTTTAATTAGTTCATTAGCTTACAGTTATTCAGCAGTGTCTGATGAAAGACCAAATTACTTCATTACTCAATTAGATATTAATCCATTTGTTATTACTAAAGATGGGCGTTTTGTAGCTGTTGATGGATTTGCTGTTTTTGAAAAAGTAGAAGAAACTTCAACAGAAATGCCTGATATAATAACTAACAATGTAGAGCCATTCTTCAATCCAGAAGGAATAGCAGTATTAGGTGTTTCCTCTAATCTTAATAAATATAGTATGGCTAAAGATATTGTACAGTTATTACATGATCTTGGTCGTGATGACTTATATTGCATTAATCCAAAAGGTGGAGAGATTGAACTTGATGGTAAAGTATATCCTCTATATAAAAACCTTGATGAAATTCCAGGTAATGTAGAACTTGTTGTTTATGCAGCTCCTGCAAAACATATTGTACCTTTCTTCAAATCTCTACATGATATGAAGAATGTACCTCGTTCAGTTGTACTTATTCCAGGTATTCCTTCAGAGATCAAGTATAGTGATTTTGCTGATCAAGTAAAAGAGGTATTACCAGAAGGGGTGCGTATTGTAGGTCCTAACTGTATGGGCGTTTACTATGGTCCTGGTGGAGATAATAAGGGAGTTAATACTTTATTTATTGAAGAAGATCGTTTACACTTAAGATCAACTGAGAAGAGTAATACAGCATTATTAACTCAAAGTGGTGGTGTTGCCATTACTTTAATCGATAAATTAGAACATTCACCAATCTTTAGATCAATTGTATCCTTTGGTAATAAGTTTGATGTGAATATCACGGACTTAATGGCTTACTTCAATGATGATGATAACATCGATGTAATAGCAATTTATGTAGAAGGTTTCGATGGATTAGAAGGTAGAAGATTCTTTGAACTAGCAAATGAAATTAAAAAGCCAATTGTTGTCTATAAATCAGGTAAAACTGATGCAGGTGCTAAAGCAGCAGCGTCTCATACAGCAGCTATGACTGGCGATTACGATGTTTTCAAAGCTGTTTGTGACCAATCAGGCGTTATCTTAATAGAAGATATTAAATCTTACTACGATGTGCTTAAAGCATTCTCATTATTAGGTGATAAAAAGCCAAAAGGATTAAACGTTGCTGGTGTTATGAATGCAGGATTTGAAGCAACTGTTGCTGCAGATGAATTAGGAAAATTACAACCAGCTAAGTTCAGTGCTGAAACTAAAAATCGACTTGATGAAATCAATACACACGGTTTGATGGATACAAATACTCCAATCTTAGATGTGACACCTATGACAAATGATGTTATGTATGGACAGATTGTTGAAGCACTTCTTCAAGACGATGCAGTTGATTGCGTATTTGTCGGTGTTGTACCACACGTAGAGAACATCAAAGCGACTCCTGAGTTATGCCATGACAAAGACTCATTAGCTAATATATTAATTGATATCCACAACAAATATGATAAACCAATAGTCGTATCAGTTAATGCTGGTGAATATTATGATGAGTTTGTTACAATGATGGAAGATGCAGGTCTTGCAGTATATAGCGATATTCGTTCAGCTGTTAAAGTACTTGAGAAAGTAGCTGTTTATTATAATTCTTAA
- a CDS encoding magnesium transporter CorA family protein yields MIKILKTIDNILIELDELEDGVWINLSGPSEEDIKRLTTLIPDLNINHLKAALDREECAHVEKDQQETLIIVDVPIESDDKYLLYTTIPLGIILMKEYIITICMKPLPLLNEFITGQIKEFYTYMKTRFILQILNRNAIYFLRYLRTIEKYSDIIERELHKSMKNKELIQLLALEKSLVYFSTSLTGNEVVLEKMLKMDHIKKYPEDQRLLEDVIIENKQAIVMANIYSNILSGTMDAFASVISNNLNIVMKFLTSVTIILSIPTMVASFFGMNVPVPLSDNPVAFLIIILISLVLSILLYIIMTRNKML; encoded by the coding sequence ATGATCAAGATACTAAAGACTATAGATAATATCTTAATTGAACTGGATGAATTAGAGGATGGTGTTTGGATTAACTTAAGCGGTCCGTCTGAAGAGGATATAAAGCGATTAACAACCCTTATACCTGATCTTAATATAAATCACTTAAAAGCGGCTTTAGATCGAGAAGAGTGTGCACATGTTGAAAAAGATCAACAAGAGACTTTAATCATTGTTGATGTTCCTATAGAAAGTGATGATAAATACTTGCTATACACGACAATTCCATTAGGAATTATTTTAATGAAGGAATATATCATAACCATTTGTATGAAGCCCCTTCCACTGCTTAATGAATTCATTACTGGACAAATCAAAGAATTCTATACTTATATGAAGACACGTTTTATTCTGCAGATACTTAACCGTAACGCTATCTATTTTTTGAGATATCTGAGAACCATCGAAAAATATAGTGATATTATTGAAAGAGAACTTCATAAGTCCATGAAAAACAAGGAACTCATTCAATTACTTGCTTTAGAAAAAAGCTTGGTTTATTTTTCAACTTCTTTGACTGGTAATGAAGTTGTACTAGAAAAAATGTTAAAGATGGATCATATAAAAAAATACCCTGAAGACCAGAGACTTTTGGAAGATGTGATTATAGAAAATAAACAAGCCATTGTTATGGCTAATATTTATAGCAATATATTAAGTGGTACAATGGACGCCTTTGCATCTGTCATCTCCAATAACTTGAACATCGTCATGAAATTCCTAACTTCTGTGACGATTATCCTATCCATCCCAACGATGGTGGCAAGTTTTTTTGGTATGAACGTCCCTGTACCACTTAGTGATAATCCTGTAGCATTTTTAATTATTATACTCATTTCTCTTGTCCTTTCAATTTTACTCTATATTATTATGACAAGGAATAAAATGCTTTAA
- a CDS encoding DUF4250 domain-containing protein, whose translation MIYENIPKDPFILLSFINMKLRDEFDNLAKLCDTLQINYNDLQTKLGSIGYNYNEISNQFI comes from the coding sequence ATGATATATGAAAATATTCCCAAAGACCCCTTCATTCTATTAAGCTTTATCAACATGAAATTAAGAGACGAGTTTGATAATCTTGCAAAATTATGTGATACCCTTCAAATAAATTACAATGATCTCCAGACTAAACTAGGTAGTATAGGCTATAATTATAATGAAATCAGTAATCAATTCATTTAG
- a CDS encoding SatD family protein: MKCTKEEGDNMVYSVINIDIIGSRKITNRKTVQAASIKHIEQMNRKYKTILAAPITLTLGDEIQILLKAPYKSYMIINCFQRFFDQFHLDIYAGFGTGTILTNLYDDTRRMDGPCFVNARKALEIAKTKNPFYNQYVKSKDNYVFFYSDDIPLTSDRHQHLTLSPYLFSNEVAVTKVEEQITFNQLINNLISNNEILKKKLTKKQKDIISHYEEAGSYSKMIDNNPSLTKASISQKLTASNYSQILLNNMLLEQMLYEYCQEMIFNLNPND, from the coding sequence GTGAAATGCACAAAAGAAGAAGGTGACAATATGGTATATAGTGTTATCAACATTGATATCATCGGATCAAGAAAGATTACCAATAGAAAAACTGTGCAAGCTGCATCAATTAAGCATATTGAACAAATGAATAGAAAGTATAAGACAATACTGGCAGCTCCTATTACCTTAACATTAGGTGATGAAATACAGATTTTGTTGAAGGCACCATACAAAAGTTACATGATTATTAATTGTTTTCAAAGATTCTTTGATCAATTTCATTTGGATATCTATGCAGGCTTTGGTACAGGCACTATCCTTACAAACCTTTATGATGATACGAGAAGGATGGATGGTCCCTGCTTTGTTAATGCTAGAAAAGCCTTAGAAATTGCAAAGACTAAAAATCCGTTCTATAATCAATACGTTAAAAGTAAGGATAATTACGTATTCTTTTATAGTGATGATATACCGTTAACCAGTGATCGTCATCAGCATCTTACCTTATCACCATATTTATTTTCAAATGAAGTAGCTGTCACTAAAGTAGAGGAGCAAATCACCTTTAATCAACTTATCAACAACTTGATAAGTAATAATGAGATTTTAAAAAAGAAGTTAACTAAAAAGCAAAAAGATATCATTTCACATTATGAAGAGGCTGGTTCTTATTCAAAAATGATTGATAATAACCCTTCACTTACAAAAGCAAGTATATCGCAAAAACTTACGGCATCCAACTACAGTCAAATCCTACTAAATAATATGTTACTTGAACAGATGTTATATGAATATTGTCAAGAAATGATATTCAACCTTAATCCAAACGATTAA
- a CDS encoding DUF3307 domain-containing protein, protein MESSIFLLAVLAHLISDFILQTEANMKKRISFKLSKSFYANILHSFIHFFIITLSFFLFTMLFYANNFMMFYPLLLAGLLIALSHFIIDQCKSICIIKEVMKNKILLFFIDQGLHILMLYTIIHFMVKDTNINAYLAEFNVLILIIIIILLATVVTGITIRKIIEQISGDESQTSLKDNFDDSNEILHISIQCNEDHLEAKNGGFWIGILERLFIITVVLLNQPMMIGFVLTAKSIARFKKLDDERFAEYYIIGTLISFMVAIISGYAVLKLL, encoded by the coding sequence ATGGAAAGTAGTATCTTTTTACTAGCAGTCTTAGCCCACTTGATCTCTGATTTTATACTTCAAACTGAAGCAAACATGAAAAAACGCATATCCTTTAAACTCTCTAAAAGTTTTTACGCTAATATACTTCATAGTTTCATTCACTTCTTTATCATAACTCTAAGCTTTTTCCTATTCACCATGCTATTCTACGCTAATAATTTTATGATGTTCTACCCACTCTTATTGGCTGGACTATTGATTGCATTGTCCCACTTTATAATTGATCAATGCAAGAGTATATGTATCATCAAGGAAGTCATGAAAAATAAGATACTGCTCTTCTTCATTGATCAGGGACTACATATACTGATGTTGTATACCATCATCCACTTTATGGTTAAAGATACTAACATAAATGCATACTTAGCGGAGTTCAACGTACTTATCCTTATTATAATTATTATATTATTAGCTACAGTTGTTACAGGCATAACCATTCGGAAGATCATTGAACAAATCAGCGGAGATGAATCACAGACATCATTAAAGGATAATTTTGATGATAGTAATGAAATCCTTCATATAAGTATCCAATGTAACGAGGATCACCTGGAGGCTAAAAATGGAGGTTTTTGGATAGGGATATTAGAACGTTTATTTATTATTACAGTAGTCTTATTAAATCAACCAATGATGATCGGTTTTGTTTTGACAGCTAAATCAATTGCTAGATTTAAAAAATTAGATGATGAACGTTTTGCAGAATATTATATAATTGGTACATTGATCAGTTTCATGGTAGCCATCATCAGTGGCTATGCTGTTTTAAAATTGTTATAG
- a CDS encoding SatD family protein: MYITITCDLKQSRQLKNREEVQYKLINMLKEVNKHYKSHIASEFIITLGDEWQGLLHYPCDFMDIIDYFRKYMAGIQFYVGIGIGDVTIHNFELTVNQLDGPSFYNAREALKIAKANNYSLVVVADNWDYEYV, from the coding sequence ATGTATATCACCATAACTTGCGATTTGAAACAATCCAGACAACTAAAAAATAGAGAAGAGGTTCAATATAAACTTATCAATATGTTGAAAGAGGTTAATAAGCATTATAAGTCTCATATAGCCTCAGAGTTTATTATTACACTTGGTGATGAGTGGCAAGGCTTATTACATTATCCTTGTGACTTTATGGACATTATTGATTACTTTCGTAAGTACATGGCGGGGATTCAGTTTTATGTGGGCATAGGGATTGGTGATGTCACTATCCATAATTTTGAGCTAACCGTCAATCAATTAGATGGTCCGTCCTTCTATAATGCTCGAGAAGCATTAAAAATAGCCAAAGCTAACAACTACTCATTAGTTGTTGTAGCTGACAATTGGGATTATGAATATGTATAG
- the gltX gene encoding glutamate--tRNA ligase, whose translation MSKIRTRFAPSPTGRMHVGNLRTALYAYLIAKHEDGDFLLRIEDTDQERFVEGAIDIIYRTMENTGLLHDEGPDKDGGVGPYVQSERQKQGIYLEYAKKLVEKGEAYYCFCSKERLDDLRQEAENRKETFRYDKHCSQLSNEEIEEKLQQGLPYVIRQDNPTEGKTAFDDVIFGTIEVDNSELDDMILIKSDGFPTYNFANVVDDHLMGITHVVRGNEYLSSTPKYNRLYEAFEWEIPVYVHCPLITNEEHQKLSKRSGHSSYEDLVEQGFLTETIVNFVSLLGWSPGTNEEIFSLEELVKIFDYKNINKSPAVFDMTKFRWMNSEYMKKMSSQAFYKVAEPYLKEAVTSDVDLMKVAELVQSRIEVLTDIPNHIDFFNALPEYSNELYKHKRMKTNSEVALENLEKVLPVLKKVEDWDKDNLHNIVLEFVKELGIKNGQMLWPLRTALSGKPTSPGGAFDLADIFGKEESLKRIEAGITLLEAEVRS comes from the coding sequence ATGAGTAAGATCAGAACACGTTTTGCACCAAGTCCTACAGGACGCATGCATGTGGGGAATTTAAGAACAGCTTTGTATGCTTATTTAATTGCTAAACATGAAGACGGAGATTTCTTATTACGTATAGAGGATACAGATCAAGAACGTTTTGTTGAAGGTGCAATTGACATTATCTATCGAACAATGGAGAATACAGGGTTACTTCATGATGAAGGACCAGATAAAGATGGTGGAGTAGGACCATACGTACAAAGTGAGCGTCAAAAGCAAGGTATTTACCTAGAATATGCTAAAAAGCTTGTTGAAAAGGGTGAAGCTTATTATTGCTTCTGTTCAAAAGAACGCCTAGATGACTTGAGACAAGAAGCTGAGAATAGAAAAGAAACTTTTAGATACGATAAGCACTGTTCACAGTTATCAAACGAAGAGATTGAAGAAAAGCTTCAACAAGGACTTCCTTATGTTATCCGCCAAGATAACCCAACAGAAGGAAAGACTGCTTTTGATGATGTGATATTTGGAACCATTGAAGTTGATAATAGTGAATTGGATGATATGATTCTCATCAAATCAGATGGGTTCCCAACATATAACTTTGCTAACGTCGTTGATGACCATTTAATGGGTATTACACATGTTGTAAGAGGAAATGAGTACTTATCTTCTACACCTAAGTACAATCGCTTATATGAAGCTTTTGAGTGGGAGATTCCTGTATACGTACATTGCCCATTGATTACAAATGAAGAACATCAAAAGTTAAGTAAGCGTAGCGGACATTCTTCTTATGAGGATTTAGTTGAGCAAGGATTCTTAACTGAAACAATTGTTAACTTTGTTTCTTTATTGGGCTGGAGTCCTGGAACTAATGAAGAGATATTTAGTCTTGAAGAATTAGTTAAAATCTTTGACTACAAAAACATTAATAAATCACCTGCAGTTTTTGATATGACAAAGTTCAGATGGATGAATAGTGAGTATATGAAAAAGATGTCTTCACAAGCTTTTTATAAAGTAGCAGAGCCTTATTTAAAAGAAGCAGTTACAAGTGATGTGGACTTGATGAAAGTAGCAGAGCTGGTTCAATCACGTATTGAAGTCTTAACAGATATCCCTAACCATATTGACTTCTTCAATGCATTACCTGAGTATTCTAATGAATTATATAAACATAAACGTATGAAGACAAATTCAGAAGTAGCCTTAGAAAACTTAGAAAAGGTATTACCAGTTCTAAAAAAAGTCGAGGATTGGGATAAAGATAATTTGCATAATATTGTATTAGAATTTGTTAAAGAGTTAGGTATTAAAAATGGACAGATGTTATGGCCATTAAGAACTGCATTATCTGGAAAACCAACAAGTCCTGGTGGAGCATTTGATCTTGCAGATATCTTTGGTAAAGAGGAATCCCTTAAACGTATTGAAGCAGGTATTACTCTATTAGAAGCAGAAGTAAGAAGTTAA
- a CDS encoding cupin domain-containing protein has product MFIKNSDVAFTPCGEGMKRKILGTGGSMMMVEVTFEKGAVGIVHTHVHEQVSYIIKGNFEFEINGEKKVVKEGDSMYIPSNIPHGTVALVENSIILDVFTPQRADFL; this is encoded by the coding sequence ATGTTTATTAAGAATAGTGATGTAGCCTTTACACCATGTGGTGAAGGTATGAAACGAAAAATTTTAGGTACTGGTGGAAGTATGATGATGGTTGAAGTAACCTTTGAAAAGGGTGCTGTTGGAATTGTCCATACCCATGTTCATGAACAAGTCAGTTACATCATAAAAGGAAATTTTGAATTTGAAATTAATGGTGAGAAAAAAGTAGTTAAAGAAGGGGATAGTATGTATATTCCTTCTAATATACCTCATGGTACAGTTGCATTGGTGGAAAATTCAATTATATTAGATGTGTTTACACCTCAAAGAGCTGATTTTTTGTAA
- a CDS encoding ABC transporter ATP-binding protein, translating to MNMKNSDLNLKSVTKRFRSLDGAGEVTAVDAIDLEIKEGELTTLLGPSGCGKTTTLRMVAGFESVTEGEITLGGESIEDIPPNKRDMAMMFQSYALFPHMTVFDNIAYGLKLKKLPKDVIEEKTNKVMELMQISEMRKRFPAQISGGQQQRVALARAVVIEPKVLLFDEPLSNLDAKLREYMRDELRGLQQRLGITSLYVTHDQSEAMAISDKVVLMNKGYIAQVGSPEDLYSNPVSKFVANFIGKSNFLPCTLLNKAKKDAKIKVFDQELNIPEPGLSIDKVDESKAIIVIRPEAIELADQNQGMFDGEVFKAIYFGTHMEYGVRSGGYELTIEQYSPQVQKTYKVGDQVGINFDLACVRILEDEEL from the coding sequence ATGAATATGAAAAATAGTGATTTGAACTTAAAGAGTGTAACAAAGCGATTTAGAAGCCTTGATGGCGCAGGAGAAGTTACAGCTGTTGATGCCATTGACTTAGAAATAAAAGAAGGTGAGTTAACAACTCTATTAGGTCCTTCAGGGTGTGGAAAAACAACAACATTAAGAATGGTAGCAGGTTTTGAAAGTGTTACTGAGGGAGAAATAACATTAGGTGGGGAATCCATTGAAGATATACCTCCTAACAAAAGAGATATGGCCATGATGTTTCAAAGTTATGCGCTTTTCCCTCATATGACTGTATTTGATAACATTGCCTATGGTTTGAAACTTAAAAAACTGCCTAAGGATGTTATAGAAGAAAAAACGAATAAAGTCATGGAACTCATGCAGATTAGTGAAATGCGTAAGCGTTTTCCAGCCCAAATATCAGGTGGACAGCAGCAAAGAGTAGCTCTAGCAAGAGCGGTGGTTATAGAACCGAAGGTACTTCTTTTTGATGAACCTTTATCCAATCTAGATGCAAAATTACGTGAATATATGCGTGATGAATTACGTGGTCTACAGCAAAGGCTAGGTATAACCAGTTTATACGTAACACATGATCAATCTGAAGCTATGGCAATATCTGATAAGGTTGTTTTAATGAATAAAGGCTATATAGCTCAAGTAGGAAGTCCAGAAGATCTATATAGTAACCCAGTATCGAAATTTGTAGCTAACTTTATAGGAAAGTCAAACTTTTTACCATGTACTCTACTTAATAAAGCTAAGAAAGATGCCAAGATTAAAGTGTTTGATCAGGAGCTAAATATTCCAGAGCCTGGTTTATCCATCGATAAAGTGGATGAATCAAAAGCTATTATTGTTATTAGACCTGAAGCCATTGAATTGGCGGATCAAAACCAAGGTATGTTTGATGGTGAGGTCTTTAAAGCTATATACTTTGGTACACATATGGAGTATGGTGTGAGAAGTGGCGGGTACGAGTTGACTATTGAGCAATACTCACCACAGGTTCAAAAAACATATAAAGTAGGTGACCAAGTAGGTATCAACTTTGATTTGGCATGTGTTCGTATATTGGAAGATGAAGAACTGTAG
- a CDS encoding ABC transporter permease codes for MSQVNTNSYKDKLQAQSQELKWKLKMLKKEPLLLGLIVLILVVLTVFVLFPLFKILSYSLTNEEGKISFQTVVEIIQNSSYRAIFMNSIKLGVISGVLSTIIGYIFAFAITRTELPFKKFFKTMATIPIVSPPFVLSLSIIFLFGRKGLITNGLLGITDFNVYGLHSLVLVQTLSFFPVAYLTLSGILEAIDPSVEDAALNLGASRWKIFRTVTLPLSLPGIVSGFLLVFIQSLQDFSNPAVIGGGYPTLGVEAYRVITGMYELKTGAILAIMLLLPSLLAFLLQRYWVKGKSYVTVTGKPTQIRDKISEKHIVYPLLALCLLFCGVIILFYGTVLYGAFVKTWGINYTFTLDHFKYVVSTGLRPLLNSVFLAIVSTPIAGLLGMIIAFLLVRKDFIGKSYMSLVSLLTFALPGTVVGIGFILAFNEPPLVLTGTAFILICVFVFRNIPVGIEGGMSALRQIDPSIEEASTNLGASSFETFRYVTLPLIKGAFFSGLVYSFVRAMTAVSAIIFLVSARWNVVTTRIFSLFEVSKYSDAAAYIVLMIIVILVAIGVLNLLVSRLDKKRV; via the coding sequence ATGAGCCAAGTTAACACGAATAGCTATAAAGATAAGCTTCAGGCACAGAGCCAAGAGCTTAAGTGGAAATTAAAGATGTTAAAGAAAGAACCATTATTATTAGGACTCATCGTATTAATCTTAGTAGTATTAACAGTATTCGTACTTTTTCCATTGTTTAAGATTCTTAGCTACAGTTTAACGAATGAAGAGGGAAAGATTAGTTTCCAAACCGTCGTTGAAATCATACAAAATAGTAGTTATCGTGCTATTTTTATGAACAGTATTAAACTAGGTGTGATATCCGGCGTATTAAGTACAATAATTGGCTATATTTTTGCATTTGCTATCACAAGAACTGAATTGCCATTTAAAAAGTTTTTTAAAACAATGGCAACGATACCTATTGTATCGCCACCTTTCGTGCTATCATTATCCATTATATTTTTATTCGGTAGAAAAGGACTTATTACAAACGGTTTATTAGGTATTACTGATTTTAATGTTTATGGCTTACATAGTTTAGTATTGGTACAAACATTATCTTTCTTTCCAGTGGCTTACCTAACTTTATCAGGGATTTTAGAAGCCATTGACCCATCTGTAGAAGATGCAGCGTTAAATCTTGGTGCATCAAGATGGAAAATCTTTAGAACTGTTACGTTACCTTTATCTTTACCAGGTATCGTAAGTGGATTTTTATTAGTATTTATACAGTCCCTACAAGATTTTAGTAACCCGGCTGTTATAGGTGGCGGCTATCCAACCTTGGGTGTTGAAGCTTATAGAGTTATTACCGGTATGTATGAACTCAAAACCGGAGCTATTTTAGCCATCATGTTATTACTTCCCAGTTTGTTAGCCTTTTTATTACAGCGTTACTGGGTTAAAGGGAAATCATATGTAACCGTAACAGGTAAACCAACTCAAATCCGTGATAAAATTAGTGAAAAACATATCGTGTATCCATTATTAGCCCTTTGTTTACTATTTTGTGGAGTAATTATACTTTTTTATGGAACAGTATTGTACGGTGCTTTTGTCAAGACGTGGGGTATTAATTATACATTCACATTGGATCACTTTAAATACGTTGTTTCAACAGGATTGAGACCATTACTTAACTCTGTATTCTTGGCTATTGTATCAACACCAATAGCAGGTTTACTTGGTATGATTATTGCCTTCTTATTAGTTCGAAAAGACTTTATCGGAAAATCATATATGAGTTTAGTATCTTTATTAACGTTTGCTTTACCGGGTACAGTTGTTGGTATTGGTTTTATACTTGCATTTAATGAGCCTCCATTGGTCTTAACTGGAACAGCATTTATCCTCATATGCGTGTTTGTATTTAGAAATATTCCTGTTGGTATTGAAGGCGGTATGTCAGCACTGCGGCAAATTGATCCATCTATAGAAGAGGCATCTACTAACTTAGGAGCTTCTAGTTTTGAAACATTTAGATACGTTACCTTACCACTGATTAAAGGCGCCTTTTTCTCAGGGTTAGTCTATTCCTTTGTAAGAGCGATGACAGCAGTTAGTGCCATCATATTCTTAGTTTCAGCTAGATGGAATGTGGTAACAACTAGAATCTTCTCTTTATTTGAAGTAAGTAAGTATAGTGATGCAGCAGCGTATATTGTTTTAATGATCATTGTTATATTAGTTGCTATAGGTGTATTAAATCTACTGGTTTCTAGACTAGATAAGAAAAGGGTATAG